A window of Streptomyces sp. DG1A-41 contains these coding sequences:
- a CDS encoding substrate-binding domain-containing protein, giving the protein MFRHDLPAPEWFTADDSVLGVALVFPLQGPAGIFGPACELCARLAAEEVNRDGGVLGRELRLVPVDGSGPPGDVAGHVEALVDLGVVQGVTGWHISSVRQVLAPRIAHRVPYVYTALYEGGEDTAGVFLTSETPRDQLRPAMDLLAHERGVRRWFVVGNDYVWPRRTARAARGYAHASGGSVAGEAYLPLGTHDFEPVLRRIEHSDADGVLMLLVGSDAVRFNRSFAAHGLHARCLRLSTLMDENMLMASGPSATEDLYSTAGFFASLANRDTLDFHGQYAARYGVEAPALGSLGESCYEGVLLLAALLKRAGTLEVSAIGAAAGAVSYEGPRGLLHLRDSHVRQRIYLARADGLDFDVLTELDLRGARP; this is encoded by the coding sequence ATGTTCCGGCACGACCTCCCCGCGCCCGAGTGGTTCACGGCCGACGACTCCGTGCTCGGCGTGGCGCTCGTCTTCCCCTTGCAGGGGCCGGCCGGGATCTTCGGGCCTGCCTGTGAGCTGTGCGCGCGGCTGGCCGCCGAGGAGGTCAACCGGGACGGCGGCGTGCTCGGCAGGGAACTGCGGCTGGTGCCGGTCGACGGCTCGGGCCCGCCCGGCGACGTCGCCGGCCACGTCGAGGCGCTGGTGGACCTGGGCGTCGTGCAGGGCGTCACGGGCTGGCACATCTCCTCGGTGCGCCAGGTGCTGGCGCCACGGATCGCGCACCGCGTCCCGTACGTGTACACCGCGCTGTACGAGGGCGGTGAGGACACGGCGGGCGTGTTCCTGACGAGCGAGACGCCGCGCGACCAACTGCGGCCCGCGATGGACCTGCTGGCGCACGAGCGCGGAGTGCGGCGGTGGTTCGTCGTCGGCAACGACTACGTCTGGCCGCGGCGTACGGCACGAGCGGCCCGCGGGTACGCGCACGCGTCCGGCGGGTCCGTCGCCGGCGAGGCCTATCTCCCGCTCGGCACCCATGACTTCGAGCCGGTGCTGCGCCGTATCGAGCACTCGGACGCCGACGGGGTGCTGATGCTGCTCGTCGGCAGCGACGCGGTGCGCTTCAACCGGTCGTTCGCGGCGCACGGCCTGCACGCGCGCTGTCTGCGGCTGAGCACCCTGATGGACGAGAACATGCTGATGGCGAGCGGCCCGTCGGCCACCGAGGACCTCTACAGCACGGCAGGCTTCTTCGCCTCGCTGGCCAACCGGGACACCCTGGACTTCCACGGGCAGTACGCGGCCCGCTACGGCGTCGAGGCACCCGCCCTCGGCAGCCTCGGCGAGTCCTGTTACGAGGGCGTGCTGCTGCTGGCCGCGCTGCTGAAGCGGGCCGGCACGCTGGAGGTGTCGGCGATCGGGGCGGCGGCGGGCGCGGTGTCCTACGAGGGCCCGCGCGGACTGCTGCACCTGCGGGACAGCCATGTCCGCCAGCGCATCTACCTGGCGCGTGCCGACGGGCTCGACTTCGACGTGCTGACGGAACTGGACCTGCGCGGCGCGCGTCCTTGA
- a CDS encoding acyl-CoA dehydrogenase family protein, which translates to MSSAPLASPPHPLVTRAQRLAQDLLVPHAERVDQKGVPASHIEAVRRSGLLGLGAPKEYGGADAPVAVARDVAEILAGACCSTWFVQTQHHTPVKLLATYDSPAREKLLRPLATGESLAGIAFAHVRAFPRVPVRAVPQRGGWRFEGTVPWYTGWGLNDVMLLAGVTDSAEVVFVVAEAREQPGMRPSAPMRLAALTAARTVSLELDGLWVPEEAVVLRTSREQFALVDLPRAANTSPAVFGVASAALDLVDDAPDGREPARSLRARLDEVRREAYALADHPVPHEGVPERLAVKARAYDVLRAATTAAIVAGGGRSMALDSRAQRLAREGMFLLVQAQTAEARRRHLDALASG; encoded by the coding sequence ATGAGCTCCGCACCCCTCGCCTCCCCGCCCCACCCCCTCGTCACCCGCGCCCAGCGGCTGGCGCAGGATCTCCTCGTCCCGCACGCGGAGCGCGTCGACCAGAAGGGGGTGCCGGCGAGCCACATCGAGGCGGTGAGGCGGTCGGGGCTGCTCGGGCTGGGCGCGCCGAAGGAGTACGGCGGGGCGGACGCGCCCGTCGCCGTGGCGCGGGACGTCGCGGAGATCCTGGCCGGGGCGTGCTGCTCCACATGGTTCGTGCAGACACAGCACCACACACCGGTGAAGCTGCTCGCCACATACGACTCACCGGCCCGGGAGAAGCTGCTGCGCCCGCTGGCGACCGGCGAGTCGCTGGCCGGCATCGCGTTCGCTCACGTCCGCGCCTTCCCCCGCGTGCCCGTGCGGGCCGTGCCCCAGCGGGGCGGCTGGCGCTTCGAGGGCACGGTGCCCTGGTACACGGGCTGGGGTCTGAACGACGTCATGCTGCTGGCGGGTGTGACGGACTCGGCCGAGGTGGTGTTCGTCGTCGCCGAGGCCCGCGAACAGCCCGGGATGCGCCCGTCGGCGCCGATGCGGCTCGCGGCCCTCACCGCCGCTCGTACGGTCTCCCTGGAGCTGGACGGCCTGTGGGTGCCGGAGGAGGCCGTCGTGCTGCGCACCTCGCGGGAGCAGTTCGCCCTGGTCGATCTGCCCAGGGCCGCCAACACCAGTCCGGCCGTGTTCGGGGTGGCGAGCGCGGCGCTGGACCTGGTGGACGACGCCCCGGACGGCCGGGAGCCGGCACGGTCGCTGCGGGCCCGGCTCGACGAGGTCCGGCGGGAGGCCTACGCCCTGGCCGACCACCCTGTCCCGCACGAGGGCGTCCCGGAACGGCTGGCTGTGAAGGCACGGGCGTACGACGTGCTGCGGGCGGCCACGACCGCGGCGATCGTGGCCGGGGGCGGCCGCTCCATGGCCCTGGACAGCCGGGCGCAGCGGCTGGCGCGCGAGGGGATGTTCCTGCTGGTGCAGGCCCAGACGGCCGAGGCACGCCGGAGGCACCTCGACGCGCTGGCGTCCGGCTAG
- a CDS encoding MarR family transcriptional regulator gives MPTPTPRRPDDLVQLLTRAERLAARRLQAVLEGEGCSLDAWRVLALLSDGEGHHMTAIAEAAFLPPPTLTKLVDQLVDRNLVHRRIDPFDRRRVLAHLTPRGQEYWQRLDRAVRADWPPLGDGDDELLRSLLDRLAATLAESARV, from the coding sequence ATGCCCACCCCGACCCCACGCCGGCCCGACGACCTGGTGCAACTGCTGACACGGGCCGAGCGGCTGGCGGCGCGGCGGTTGCAGGCCGTGCTGGAGGGGGAGGGCTGCTCGCTCGACGCGTGGCGGGTGCTGGCGCTGCTGTCCGACGGCGAGGGACACCACATGACGGCGATCGCGGAGGCCGCCTTCCTGCCGCCTCCGACGCTGACCAAGCTGGTCGACCAGCTCGTCGACCGGAACCTCGTGCACCGCCGGATCGACCCGTTCGACCGCCGCCGCGTCCTCGCCCACCTCACCCCCCGCGGCCAGGAGTACTGGCAGCGGCTCGACCGCGCGGTGCGCGCCGACTGGCCCCCGCTCGGCGACGGCGACGACGAACTGCTGCGGTCCCTGCTGGACCGGCTGGCCGCGACACTGGCGGAGTCGGCACGCGTGTGA
- a CDS encoding oxidoreductase codes for MSSRTITADAAGTWKLGDLPVHRLGFGAMRLTGSAAFHLGTPSDRDRSIAVLRKAIDLGVNHIDTAAFYFSSLRSANELINSALAPYPDDLVIVTKVGPYRTWSGEWATSGRPEDLRAHVEENLRQLGRDHLDVVNLRRMPKYDSIAEHFGALAELREAGLIRHLGISNVEPRHLAEAQAIAPVVCVQNRYAVDRPDPATDELLRICGEQGIAFVPFYAVAGEGAEGGAATAHDEEVRAVARAHGASPAQIRIAWTLHQGPQVLAIPGTGNPDHLVENVAAGAIRLTDEELDRLNALRRKAG; via the coding sequence ATGAGCTCACGGACGATCACCGCGGACGCCGCGGGAACCTGGAAACTCGGCGACCTGCCCGTCCACCGCCTCGGCTTCGGCGCGATGCGGCTGACGGGTAGTGCCGCCTTCCACCTCGGCACTCCGAGCGACCGCGACCGGTCGATCGCCGTCCTGCGCAAGGCGATCGACCTGGGCGTGAACCACATCGACACGGCCGCCTTCTACTTCTCGTCGCTGCGCTCCGCCAACGAGCTCATCAACAGCGCGCTGGCGCCGTACCCCGACGACCTGGTCATCGTCACCAAGGTGGGGCCGTACCGTACCTGGTCGGGGGAGTGGGCTACCTCGGGCCGCCCCGAGGACCTGCGCGCCCACGTCGAGGAGAACCTGCGCCAGCTCGGCCGAGACCACCTGGACGTGGTCAACCTGCGCCGGATGCCGAAGTACGACTCGATCGCCGAGCACTTCGGTGCCCTCGCCGAACTGCGCGAGGCAGGCCTGATACGCCACCTCGGGATCTCCAACGTCGAACCCCGCCACCTCGCCGAGGCGCAGGCCATCGCGCCCGTGGTCTGCGTGCAGAACCGGTACGCCGTCGACCGCCCCGACCCCGCCACCGACGAACTGCTGCGGATCTGCGGTGAGCAGGGCATCGCGTTCGTGCCGTTCTACGCCGTCGCCGGCGAGGGCGCGGAGGGCGGCGCCGCCACCGCCCACGACGAGGAGGTGCGAGCCGTGGCCCGTGCCCACGGCGCGAGCCCCGCGCAGATCCGCATCGCCTGGACCCTGCACCAGGGCCCACAAGTGCTCGCGATCCCCGGTACCGGCAACCCCGACCACCTCGTGGAGAACGTGGCGGCGGGCGCGATCCGCCTCACGGACGAGGAACTGGACCGGCTGAACGCGCTGCGCCGAAAGGCCGGTTGA